The Tardibacter chloracetimidivorans region GCGGCATCCGCAACGACGAGCGCCGGCACGACGAATTCCGCTGCATCGAAATGAGCGAAGATCGCATCGAGCGAGCCAAGCGCCGTGATGATGCTGCGGCTGATGACAACCTCGTCGTCCTCGGTGACAGCATAGGACACCGCCTTGCCGTCGCCGATGGCAACGACGCGCTCGGGTCCCCACTGCCCGGAATAGCCCCCGCACCAGCGTACGAAGGGGACGCGATGCATAATGCACCAGTCCTCGATCTCCTCGAAGCGCCCGCCTGCGACTTCGTGCGCAAACAGGCGAAGCGGCTCGCCGTCGACGCGATGTTCCGGCTCGAACGGATCGCCGTCCCACTCGACGGCAAGCCGGTCGGCGGCAATGAGTTCGGCAAGTTCTGCGAAGGCGGGAGCGTCAAGCGCGCCGCCGATGACGATGGAGGCGGATACCCGGTCGGCCATGATGGTCTCCTCTGGTTGGGCGCGACGCAGCGCGCACGTTCGGCCACCACGCGGTGATCGCGGGGACCGGTGATGATCGGGCTTTGGAAAGGATCGTGGCGGCAGCGGCTCGGCCGCGCCGGCATCTGTCTGATTGCAGCTTCAGTGAGTCGAGCCGAACAGGTAGCGCTTGGCGGCGACTTGCTGGCTGCCATCCTCGATGCCGATGGACGACTGCATGTCGGCAGTGAGCTGCCGGCAGAGATCGGGAGGAATGACGGCATGAGGCGCGACCACGGCGATCGCGGCCTCGGCGGAGAGGAGTTCGCCCGGCTCCGTGCCGATCCAGACGAGGGGCTCGCCTTCTGCGGGCTCGTCTTCGGTGCGAAAGAAGACTTGCGCGAAGAAGGTCTGAAGCGGCCGGTCCCATCCGACCGTCGCACGGACGACGTCTGGTCTGTCCGGCTTGGGCTGAAGGTCGTGACGGCTCATTCCATCGTCCTCCGGATACGATGCTGGACATGGCGCGCCGCGCCCTCTGCGCTGCTGATCGCCTTGCCGGCGGCCGACGCAGCCTGACGCGCTCCGGCCTGGCGAAGCAAGGTACGGGCTTCGCGCAGCCGCTCAACGGCTATCGCAATGGCGTGCCCGTCAGCGGGCGTGGCGAAGGCGATTCGGCGCATGGGCTTCTCCCTTGGATGGACGATGGATGCGGAAAGGCGCGTCTGCAGCGGGCCCGGGGCGTTTGCAGGGTAGAGTCCGACTTGCATTCACGCGCCGACGGCCCCGACCCGCTTCCCCTTCCCTTTCCCCAGGATCAGTCGTCCTCGGGCAGCATGATCGTCATGACTCGCGTGGTGACGTGCGGATCGCCAGGGTCTTCCGATCCCCATTCCAGCGCGCGGTCGTAATAGTCGATCGCGAAACGGACGGCCTGACCACGGACGGTGAACTCCCCGCGAGAGCGTTCCGGGCCATCGTCGCGCGTGAATGCGTAACCTCGGATCGCCGAGAGCAGCTCGGCTTGGGCGGAGAGCTCGCCGGCAAATGCGGCGAGGCAAGCCGCAGTGATGACGACGCGGGCAGTCGGATCGAGGCCGTGCCGGCAGCGGTCGTTGAGTTCGGCGATGCGGGATAGCTGGTCGGTCATGCAGCCTCCATCAGGCCAGCGTTGAAGGTCTCGATCCAGGCTTCCATCGTCGGCCGCTCGGAAAGCGGTACGATGCTCGCTGCATCCTGGAACCGGATGAGATTAGTGGGCGCATCGCGGCGAATGGCTTCGATCTCGGCTGCCGGGAGCAGCCGCTCGCCGCGGATGAAGTCGGTGATCCTGCCGGGCTTCGTCCTGGTCGAACGCCGCCAGAGCCCCTCGACGGTGCGCAGCCGAGGTTCCGCGCGCGCCTCGATGAGCACGATCAGCCTGAGGCACCAGGTTGGCAGCGCCCGTACTTCGTCCGGCTGGATGGCCCCGCAGAAGAAGCAGCTCGATTTCGGAGGGATCGGAAGACCGGCCTGCTCGATACGCGCGGCGCACCGGTCGCGGCTCCAGTTCCACTCGCGCAGCGGATAGCGGCACTCGAACAGCGGATCGTTCAACGCGGACGCATGCGCGTAGCGACGCGTGTCGGCAGGCGAGGCATCGTAGCCGATTAGCCGAACGACCTTCTGGCCTCGCTGCCACGCGGCCTGGGCCGGCGCCCATTGCTTGAGGTAGGCGTCCTGCGGCGCGACCTTCCACTTGAGGCAGCTATGCCGGCCAAGGCTGATGCTGGGGAGCGTCGCATTGGTGAGCACGTTGGCCAGGATCGAGTAATAGGGTGGCCAGTGCTTGAAGCGCTGCGGCACGTAGCGGACCACCTCATAGGGGATGCGCCGCGCGGCCATCCACGCCGCGATCAACTTCTGGTACTCGTACGTATCAGGCTTCTCGGCGCCGGGATCGGCCGTGAGAACCAAGTCCGGCGGCTCGCCCCGCGAATCGAGTTCGACGAGCAGGTCTGAGCGGAACCGATTAGCGCCCTTTGCGGAAGCAGTTATACTGAGCCGGCAATTCGAGTCGTCCTCGTAAGGAAAATAGCGGATGCCAGCGTGACCGACAAATCTGCCCGTTTGCATTCTGGCGCAACGGTGCGGTTCGCCCGAAACCCGGCACGACGGCCGGGGCAAAGATCGTGCACGGGTTGGTATCAGTCGATCAAGGCAAGCGATGCGCTACCTTATGAGAGCCTGCTCGAGCGCGATGCGCTGTTGCTTCTCGACTTCGATCCCGATGTTGCCCAGTTCGGGGTGCAACCGGAAACCTTCGTTTGGACGGAAGCGGGCAGACAGCGGCGTTATACCCCCGATATCCGGCTGGAGACGGTGGGCGGCGAGGTCATCTACCGACAGGTGAAGCTGGCCACGCGATTGGCGGCAGACCCCACATTGGGCGGACGGTTGCCAGCAATTGAAGCCGAGTGCGCGGCCCGAGGTTCCCGGCACGAAATGTGGCTCGACACGGACATCCGGCGACAGCCACGCTTGTCGAATGCGCGACGGCTGCGCGCAACGGTGGCGGTGCTGGCGGCAGAAAACCTCCACGCAATCCAGACCATAATCACCCGCCTCCCCTTTCCGTCGAACCTGGGCGCAGCCGCCGAGGCACTCGGCGGCCGGCCCGTGCATGTCAACATTGTGCTCGGCCTGGTGGCAGTCGGCGAGCTTGCGGTGGATCTCGATCGACCGCTCGATGACGACACCGTCCTCATGCGGGGAAGGAATGCAAAATGAACGCAACGCCGATGCGCTTCCAGCAAGGCGACACGCTCTCGATCCGGGACGATCAAGGTCAGGTGGCGCTGTGGTTGGTGATCGAGCGCAAGCGCCGTGGCTATCTGCTACGACCGCAGAGCGGCAGCGATGCGCGAACATGGAGCGACGATGAAATCGACATCGTCTATGGTGCCCGGCGGCTGACGCATCATCCTTGCAATGCGGACGGCCTGCCCAAGGCGATCGCCGAGACGCTCGAAAAAACCTGGGAGTTCTGGCCCGAAGAAATCCGCCGCGAGGCCGAGCGCAGGGACACCTATGTACGCATGGTCGACGCCATCCGCGGCGAGCATCCGACACTCATGGGCGCCTATGCCGCTGCCGCTGAGGCCGTGTTCGACGCGCATCATGAACAATGGGAACGCGAGGATGCCGCGCTTGCGGCCCGGATGGCCGCGGAGCGGCGAAAAGGGAACGGCGTGCCGCGCCGCACCAAGGCAGCGACCCGGCCCAATCCCTATACAGTGCGGGCGTGGTATAGCGTATGGAGCCGGCACGGCCGGGATGTCCGGCTCCTGATTCCGCATTATCATCGACGCGGGGCACGCCAACCCCGCTATGCGCGCGAGGACGGCGATCACCCCGATACCTACAAGCTCATGCGGCAGGCCGTGGAAGTCTGGTATCTGGGCATGCCGCGGCGTCGGAAGAACTATGCCTATCGCCGCTATGTCGATCTGTGCCGCGAACAAGATGTTCCTGCGGTCAGCGACCGCACCTTCCGGGTGTTTATCCGCGACAATTATACCGAGCGGCAGGAATATGAGCGTCGCTTCGGCCGGCGCGCCGCTTGGCTGAAGTTCGGCATCTTCGAGCGGCGGAGCCCGCCCGAACGGCCGCTCGAAGAAGTGGAGGTGGATCATTGTCTGATCGATCTGGTGGTGGTGCATCCGGAGAGCGGCCGCGCCTTGGGGCGGCCCTGGCTAACCGCGCTTCTCGATCGCGCCACCCGCATGATCGTAGGGGTGCATCTGAGCTTCGAGGCGCCGTCCTATGCCTCACTTCAGAGAGCGCTTGCGCATTCCTTATGGAAGAAGGATCTCTCCGGGCTCGCCCATATTGAGCATGACTGGCCGTGCCACGGCGTGCCCGAATGGCTGATCTGCGACAACGGCAAGGAGTTCCGGTCGCAATCGCTGCAGTCGGCCGCCAGGATGCTCGATATCGGCATCGTCAATCTGCCGGTGAAAATGCCATGGTTGAAGGGCGCGGTCGAGCGCGTGTTCCAGACCATCGGCGTGCAGGTGTTCAGCCATGAGGAAGGGACGACATTGTCGCGGACCATGGATCTCTATGATCCGGTGGCGCGGGCGAGACTGTCGCTCGAGGATATGCGTAGTCGCATCCTCAAGTGGATCGTCGATGACTATCATCACAACGTCCACGATACGTTGAAATGCACGCCCTATGAGCGCTGGCGAGAACTCAGCGCGCTTTACCCGGTGCGCCCGGTTCCCGACTTCGACCATATTGTGCGGCTGACCGGAGAGACCTTCTTCCGGCGCATCTCCAACATCGGCATCCAATATGAGGGACTGCTCTATGCTGATCGGGAAAAGCTCGAACCCCTGCTGGCGCGCCGCGGCGGGTTGGAGAAGGACTGGGAGTTACGCTACGATCCCTATGATCTGGGTGAGGTCTGGCTGCTCGACGACGAGCGCGGCGAATGGCTGATGATCCCGTGTGTCGACCAGAGCATATCGCGGGGCGTCTCCAAATATCAGCACAAGATCCATCGTTCGATAGCAAAGCGAAGCCTGCCGAAAAATGCGCCGGTGACGGTCGCCGATCTCGAAGCGGCGCGCGGTCTTGCCGAACAGACGGCGGAAGAGCTGCAAAGCAAGGCGAGCAAAGTCCGCAGCAAGACGCGGGCGGCGCGGTACGAGACCGACGGTCGCTACTTCACGCCGATCGAAGGCCAGAAACGACCGCCTGAAATACGAACGCAGGGACCGGCGGTAGAGACCGCACCACCTGTGGCGAAGCAGATACCGGCGCCATCGCCGCCCATCGTAGATCTCGACGCGGACATCGAGGCTCTGGTTGCACAATGGTCGGACCCGAAGCGATGACACATCTTCGCGCCGCGAAGTTATCGGCACGGCCAGCGGCACCCGACGCCGTGCTTGCGTTCGAGACCACGGTGATCCCACATTCGCGCCACACGGAAGCGAAGGCAGCGATCCGCGAGCTACATGGCCGATACCGCCCGCGCGAGGACAGCCGACGCTTCAAGGCCCGGGCCCTGCTCATCATCGGCTCTGCTGGGTCCGGCAAGACGACGGCGCTCGAGGACTATATGGCCGACTATCCCGACAGCGCGACTGAGGATGCCGATGTCCGCCGCATCGTTTACGTCGAAGCACCGGAACGGACGACGCGACGGGCGCTGGTGGGGGCGATCCTCGGCGCCTATGGCTATCGTGCGCGGGACCATTGGAACACCAGCGAGGTGATCGAGAAGATCGCCTTCTATGCCGAGGAGACGGGCACCGAGATGATCTTCATCGATGAAGGGCATCACATGGTGAACGAGAATAATCCCGACATGACGGCGGAAGTGACCGAGTTCATCAAGTCTTTGCTCAACCGTGTGAAAGTCCAGATCGTGATCGCGGGTCTTCCCCGGCTGCTCGACATCTCCGTCCCGGGCGAGAAGACGATGCAACTGCGCCGTCGGTTGCAACCGACGATCATCCTCAAGCCCTATGACTGGGCGACCCGGAGCGGTCGCACGATGTTCTCTGGCGTGCTCGGCGTCATGGAAAAGATGATGGGGTTGCCGGATGCGTCCGGCCTCGCGAAGCACGAGATGGCGAAACGCATCTATGTTGCAACGGGCGGCGAGATCGGGATCGTCTCCAAATATCTGAGCGAGGCCCTGAGCGTGGCACTGGCGATCGGCCAGCGGTCGATCGATCTGAACCTGTTGGGAGAGGTTCACGCGGGCTGGCATCCGATTTAT contains the following coding sequences:
- a CDS encoding DDE-type integrase/transposase/recombinase, producing the protein MNATPMRFQQGDTLSIRDDQGQVALWLVIERKRRGYLLRPQSGSDARTWSDDEIDIVYGARRLTHHPCNADGLPKAIAETLEKTWEFWPEEIRREAERRDTYVRMVDAIRGEHPTLMGAYAAAAEAVFDAHHEQWEREDAALAARMAAERRKGNGVPRRTKAATRPNPYTVRAWYSVWSRHGRDVRLLIPHYHRRGARQPRYAREDGDHPDTYKLMRQAVEVWYLGMPRRRKNYAYRRYVDLCREQDVPAVSDRTFRVFIRDNYTERQEYERRFGRRAAWLKFGIFERRSPPERPLEEVEVDHCLIDLVVVHPESGRALGRPWLTALLDRATRMIVGVHLSFEAPSYASLQRALAHSLWKKDLSGLAHIEHDWPCHGVPEWLICDNGKEFRSQSLQSAARMLDIGIVNLPVKMPWLKGAVERVFQTIGVQVFSHEEGTTLSRTMDLYDPVARARLSLEDMRSRILKWIVDDYHHNVHDTLKCTPYERWRELSALYPVRPVPDFDHIVRLTGETFFRRISNIGIQYEGLLYADREKLEPLLARRGGLEKDWELRYDPYDLGEVWLLDDERGEWLMIPCVDQSISRGVSKYQHKIHRSIAKRSLPKNAPVTVADLEAARGLAEQTAEELQSKASKVRSKTRAARYETDGRYFTPIEGQKRPPEIRTQGPAVETAPPVAKQIPAPSPPIVDLDADIEALVAQWSDPKR
- a CDS encoding DUF3768 domain-containing protein, whose amino-acid sequence is MTDQLSRIAELNDRCRHGLDPTARVVITAACLAAFAGELSAQAELLSAIRGYAFTRDDGPERSRGEFTVRGQAVRFAIDYYDRALEWGSEDPGDPHVTTRVMTIMLPEDD
- a CDS encoding TniB family NTP-binding protein, encoding MTHLRAAKLSARPAAPDAVLAFETTVIPHSRHTEAKAAIRELHGRYRPREDSRRFKARALLIIGSAGSGKTTALEDYMADYPDSATEDADVRRIVYVEAPERTTRRALVGAILGAYGYRARDHWNTSEVIEKIAFYAEETGTEMIFIDEGHHMVNENNPDMTAEVTEFIKSLLNRVKVQIVIAGLPRLLDISVPGEKTMQLRRRLQPTIILKPYDWATRSGRTMFSGVLGVMEKMMGLPDASGLAKHEMAKRIYVATGGEIGIVSKYLSEALSVALAIGQRSIDLNLLGEVHAGWHPIYEPDVRDMLDFDAILEDEPSVPSGGPARYDNPFLCSAERLREIWLRDSVPPSPKNMSRVTKLRGRGAQPLRPFVREGL